Genomic segment of Verrucomicrobiota bacterium:
CCGAACTCCGAACTCCGAACTCCGAACTCCGAGCTCCGAACTCCGAACTCCGAACTCCGAACTCCGAACTCCGAACTCCGAACTCCGAACTCCGAACTCCGAACTCCACCCGCCACCTCCCGGCATTTACCTTAAGAGGAGGCCGGCGCTGCCGGGGTCATAATCAAAACGGCCTTCCGGCGGCACTTCACCATGCAATGCCCAGGGCAGGCAGGCTCGATTAAATTGCCGCTCGACTTCCTGCCGCAACAGGCGGGCCCCCTGGTTCTTGTTATACGCTGATCGTAGAAGAAATGCGGCAACCGGTCCCCGCTCAATCGTGAGACGCCTCCCGAAATAGCGACTGAGAACTTCCAGTTTCCTGGCGATCAACTCATCGACGATTTGCTTCTGAACCTCAAGGTCAAGCGGGCGAAACACGATGTGCTCGGTGATCCTCGCAAAAAGCTCCGGACGCAATGCCTGGCGCGCAACGTCCAGAGCGATCCGCTCCATGGTGGCGTGCGGCGCATTTTCCATTTTCGCCAGGTCGCCGCTGCCGAGATTACTCGTCAACACGAGGTAGAAAAGCTTTACGGTGAACCGCTCGCCGGATGTAGCCGTGAATAACCCCTCATCGAGCAATGACAGTAACAGGTCGATCAGCTGAGGGTGCGCCTTTTCGATTTCGTCGAACACGAGCGTTGCGCCTCGGGAATTGCGAACGATCGCAGCCTCGAGGCGGGAAAGGAACTCCGGGGTACGCGCCGCCGCCGCGTACTCGTTCATGAAAAGCATTTCAACAGACGCGCGAGAGCCGAACAGGTACTCGCTGAAGGCTTTGGCGGTTTCCGTCTTCCCGACCCCGGTAGGACCGAGGAACAGAAAACTTGCTCTCGGTCCCGCCGACCCGGCGTTCAGGCCAAGGGCCGAAGCCTGCAAAGCCTGGGTAACCCGGCGAATCGCCTGCCGTTGTCCTCTTATCCGTTCCTCCAGGTACAGGCCTAGATTTGCCAGGTGAGCTCGCCATTGGCGATCCAGGTCCGCGTCCGGCGCACAGCCGCTTCGTTTCAGGAGTCCTTCTGCCGTCATTCCGGTCCGCGCACGGAATGGCTGACGGTGGCGGGCTGCGGCGGGCCCATGTCTTCGGCCGACGCCTCGGGTCTGCCCGGTTCTTCACCGTTTTCCAGGCGTTTCAACCGCCCATTGAGCACCGAGACAATCGCGGTCAACTTTTGCTGCGCTTCGGCCGATTGTGCCGCCAAGCGTTCCACGCTGGCGCTCAGCCGTCGCTGATTCTCCTGGACGTTCTGGATTCCAGCGGTGGTTTCCTCCAACGTGCGGCGCTGCTGCACGAGGGCTTGGGCGGTTTCGCCCGGGATCGGTTCGGGCCGATACTCCGCGCGGCGCAGTCCGAGCACCGGTCCCAACAGGATTTCGCCGTGGTGATCGGGCTGGCGTGCAACCCAGCCGGACGGCCGTTCGATCCGGTAGATGGCATGCCGCTCGTGCAGCACCCGGCTGTCTGCCGGGTCGACGTAGCGGTTGACCCCATAGACTTTCACTTCTTCAGGCTGGCGGACTGAACTCAAGGAGCCGAACGGTGCCGGCCGGGTGGGCAACGGGTGCGTACCGGATACAAACTCCGGGGGCGGCCCGGTTACGTACCGCCCGGCAACCAGGGCCGCTTCCGGTTCGGACCGGCACCCGGCCCACGTTAGGGCCAGGAGAACGGGAACCGTTTTGACGGATATACTATGAAACATACTTATTTTTCGTTTTGACTTTTCGGGACCAAAGCAGGCAGCAATGGATTCAGTAATTCCAGGGCGTCCACGGGTAAGGCCCGGCGGACCTGGTCACGCCGCTTTTCGAGGTTCAACTCAGCCTCCTCGCGCGCACGGCGCTCTTCATCGGCGCCCACCCGCGCTTTGCCGAGGTCGATCGCCTCGGTGCAGTAAATGTAAAACTGTTTGCCCGCCGGGACGCGTACGAAGAAACCGTCGCGCTCGACCGCTGAGGCGATCTGTTGCGCGTACCGGTCCAATACGGCCTGGGTCCCCCCGGCCAGCGGATTAATCACGCCTCCCTGCAAGGCGCTTAAGCCCAAGGAACTGCCGTTGGTATACACCCGGTTGCCCAGCAGCCCGCTGGCCGAGGTGGAGACGGCGCCGGCAATCCCGTTAAGCAGCGAGGTGGCATAGAGCCTGATCAGCTCATTATTGGCCGTGCGGATCACGTCGCCTCGCAACCCGGCACTGCCGTCGGTGATGCCGTAACTGTCAACTTCATCGTCCTTATCCATGTCCAGCGCGAGGCCGCGAACGACCAGTTCGCGGCCTCGGCCATCCGGTTCATTCAGGATGAAGGTGAAATCTCCCTGGCTGGCGATGCGTTCACGCGAACGATCCAGGGCGGCCAAGCCGTGCACTTCTGAATTCGCCCGGATGATGATTTTCCCATTCCACCAGACGTCCTCAGTTACCAGGCCAATGATCGGCGTGGTGATGTCGCTTGAATCAACCGTGTTGACGAGCTGGCATTTCACGAGGCGAAAAGCCGGGGCGTAATCGCCGCTGCGCGGGTCCGGCGTTGCAGGCTTCTCCGGTTGCGTTTCCGACGTGAAAATGGTGAGCGGCCGGAGCGGCGTCGGGATCACGGCGGCTTCAGTCACAGGCGTTTCCCTGTGCACCGGCGCGGCCCGCTCGGCCTTTGGCTTGGGTTTGGGAGGCAACACCGGGCTGAAGTTGCGCAACGATGACGTCATCGGTTCGGTAACCTTCTCGAACCCGGCCACCAGGGTCTCGCCTCGCTTCCCCAGCTTTCGTGCGCCGCCGCGTTGCGCCAATGCCAGTGTGAGCACCCCTGCACTCACCAGCAACGCCACGGCGATGATCGCCTGCGTCCGCCTATTCATTTGCCTTTTTGCCCTTTTTCTTCTGCTGGTGCGCAGCCGCGACCTGCGTTTCCGGTGCAGGCGCATGACCGGCTGCATTCGTGGGAAGGCGATTCGGCGGTTCCTGCCACTCGGCCGACACTTTGCGCTGAGGATCAAGCTCGGCGTTTATCGCCCTGATCAGCACCTCGAACCGGTTCGTTACCGCCAGATCATTGCGTCCGCCGTTGGCGGTACCGGTCACCACAAAGAAGGCGGCTTGCGTCTTGCCGGCCGGCACCAGCCCGGCCGCGTCAGAAACCGATTGCGGATACACCTCGTCTTTAACCCGAACCGAGAAACCTTCCGGGTCATAGTAAAAATCCCGATCGGTCGCATTCCTTAACTCCACTTCAAAGCCGACCGAATCGAGCGCGTCGTCGCGGATCACACGTTTCAGGAAAATGTCGAGCCCGTCGGCACTCGACAACGAATCGGGTTCGGCCACGTCGACGTTTTTGTACATCTCCGCCGCGCTCACCTTGAGCGCCGGGAATCCTTTCACTTTGTCCAGAAAACCGAGTAGACGCCCGGGAGAAACCGGCCTCTGCGACGGTGGCGGCGGACCGGTGGTCACGCCAGCGCCGGAATGGGCGCTTTCCTCGAAAATGACCGCGAAACTCGGGTCCGGCGACTCTTTACAAAGCAGACAGTAAACCTTGGAATTCAGCACCACCGAAAGGTTTCCTTCCGCATTCGGCCGAACCGCTTTCAGCGACAAAAAATTGGTGCCTTTGTTAAACGAGATTTGGAACAGGTCAGGGCCGTCGGGAGCGGGGTTAGGGCTGAAGCCGAATCCGTCCAGGGCTTCGATCCGGTCTGGAAATTCGATCGTGGTGATACCTTTCAAGCCCACCTTGATTACGGCCGGCTCGGCCTGGTTCAGCGGTGCCCGTACGATCCTTGACGCAAGCTCATCGGCGGCCCGCCCCAGGATCGGAGAGAAAGCAAAGCACAGCACAATAAGAAAAGATCTATTTTTCATTTCGTTTTGATGCGGACAAAGACTCGGGCTGGCCCAGGTTATAGTCGGTGACGGCAAACGGGTAACGTTTGTTCCGGCCGAGGTAGGGATTGCGAATGAGTTTGAGATTGAGCGTAACGGGTTGCGCCTGGTTGACTTGCTCGTCGCCCACCTGCGCTTCGGTCAAGAGTTGTCCTACCACATGGCTGTGCAGAACGCCGTTGCTTAACGACTGAAAATCGATGCGGGCAACCTCCAGTTTCTGGTGGATATTTTTCTTCGCTAACTCTTCGGCGACGGCCTTCAACTCCGCCCTGGCTTTTTGTGCGGCTTCAGGCAGGTAGACCCGTTCGAGCGTCTCGGGTGCGTCAAACCCTTGCGGGCCACGGTCCAGCAACGATTTTGCCGCCCAATAGGAAATGGTCTCAATGATCTCACGACTTTCCTCAACCGGCACCAGGGGAGCGATCATCAAAGATTCCGTGCCGTCGAGCAACGCTACTTTTTGGGGGCGCGTCATGACGGTCACCAGATAAAGAGGAACCACGACGTGAGCGGCCAGCGATAGCACCAGGCTGACCCAGAGCAAACGGACGGTGCGCCGTTGTGCGGCAAGGGCGTTGGCCGCGCGGTGCGCGGCGACCGCTACCTGCATCCGCGGATCGCGCGCGACCTCATAATCGTACAACGCTTCATCCGCACCGGCGCTCACGTCCGGCGCGGCTGCAGGGGCAGGCGCCGCAACGTCCCCGGTCAGGTCCCGTTCTGCATCCGGCACGGGTTTACTCAATTTACTCAAAGCAGGTGGTTCAGTAGCCGCGTTGCTCATATCTCGAATCGAGGTATCTCCTGGCTCGCTCGGATGAGTTCCGGGTTCGCGCCGGTTTCAGCAGGTCTTCCACGCTATACACCGTGTGCCGGCCGTAATCCCCGGCTTCGGAAGTCATTGCCCCAAGCGCCTCGCCCAGACGCCCCAAGCGGTCCGACGCCGCGCTCACCCCATTCAGGCCGAGGCCCAGCATCCCGCGCGCGCTTTGGCCCAAGCTCGGCCCGGACCAGCCGCTCGGGACAGGCTGGCCGGTCGCTCCCGATCCGCCCAATTCAGGGATACCTCCCCGATCGCGGAGAAAATCCCCGCCTTCCCTCCGGGATGGACCCGGCCCTTGGGCGCCCCCGTGTCCGCTCACCATCGACCCAAGCCCTTGCGCGGCGCCGCTAACTAACCTGGCCGTCACGGCGCTGGTGGTCGCCACCATTGCCCCGGTCATCGCCTGCAACGCCGAACCCCCATGGGTAACGAGTTTCTGGGCGAAAACCGGCGCGATAAAACTTCCCACCAGCAGCCAGATCAGGATCGGAAAAACGTACACAAGCATCATCAGCAGAGCCACAATCTGCCCGGGCTGAACCGCCGTCACCCCGGCGAGCAACCCGCACGCCACCAGGTTCACAAAGATCATCCCGATCGGCCAGACGTGGACGCCCACGTAGGTGCTGATAAAATGGGTCCCGACCGACTTCAGCCCGGAAACGGATAGTTGGGCGATGCCGATCGGGTACCAGATGCCGAGCAGGATCAGGATTAATTTTTGCAGGAAATCGGTCAGCGCCACCACGAGTGCGCAAATGCGTAACGCGGTGCAAACGAGTGCAAAAACCACGTGATGAAACATGCGGCCGGACACCAGCTTGATCAGGTCCCCCGCTTCCTTCAGCAAGCCGCCAAACCACCCGCTCGACTGGGCCGGCTGATTCGCCCCGGGGTGATCGGCCGGATTGACTTTGCTGTCGATAATGGCTTGCAAGACGGCTTCGTCCAGGCGCGCGTTCACGTTAACCGTCTTGTACGCGGACGCGTAATCCTGCACCGTCAGCGACACCGTTTGGTTGGCGATGCCATCAACCATCTGCTGCAAGAGCGTATGGATGGCCGTTTGTGCGACGATTACCGTCACCAGGCACACCAGACGCGCAAGATGCTGAAGAAAGCGGAGAAGTTGGGCGGGCTTCAGGAACCCGTCCAGCGCACCGGTGACCAAAAGGACAAAAGCGATCAAGTAAGAAACTGACTCGAGCTGGCCGGCTAATGTGCCCACCGACGTGAGGATCGCTTGCGGATCGAGGAAACCGGCGCTCGGCGTTCCGGAGTTTGTGCTGGCCGCGAGGAGCATGGCTTTATCGGATGACGTGAACGGCTTCGCGGCCGAGTTCGACGAGGTGCTGAGTTTCCGCGACGGCTTCCTGAGCGCGTCTTTCTGCGGCGGCCTCCGCGCGCCGGGCCTCATCGTTGCGGTTGGCGGCTTCCTGCACGAGCACTTTCACCGCTGAGTTATGAGCCCGGGCAAACAGGTTATCCAGGCTGGTCTGGACCCCCTGAAGTTTTGCCGTGAGCTTCTGCACTTCAACCAGAGAACCGGCTGCATTAAGCCGTTGCAGCGCGTCGGCTTTCTCTGCC
This window contains:
- a CDS encoding ATP-dependent Clp protease ATP-binding subunit, translated to MTAEGLLKRSGCAPDADLDRQWRAHLANLGLYLEERIRGQRQAIRRVTQALQASALGLNAGSAGPRASFLFLGPTGVGKTETAKAFSEYLFGSRASVEMLFMNEYAAAARTPEFLSRLEAAIVRNSRGATLVFDEIEKAHPQLIDLLLSLLDEGLFTATSGERFTVKLFYLVLTSNLGSGDLAKMENAPHATMERIALDVARQALRPELFARITEHIVFRPLDLEVQKQIVDELIARKLEVLSRYFGRRLTIERGPVAAFLLRSAYNKNQGARLLRQEVERQFNRACLPWALHGEVPPEGRFDYDPGSAGLLLR
- a CDS encoding TrbI/VirB10 family protein: MNRRTQAIIAVALLVSAGVLTLALAQRGGARKLGKRGETLVAGFEKVTEPMTSSLRNFSPVLPPKPKPKAERAAPVHRETPVTEAAVIPTPLRPLTIFTSETQPEKPATPDPRSGDYAPAFRLVKCQLVNTVDSSDITTPIIGLVTEDVWWNGKIIIRANSEVHGLAALDRSRERIASQGDFTFILNEPDGRGRELVVRGLALDMDKDDEVDSYGITDGSAGLRGDVIRTANNELIRLYATSLLNGIAGAVSTSASGLLGNRVYTNGSSLGLSALQGGVINPLAGGTQAVLDRYAQQIASAVERDGFFVRVPAGKQFYIYCTEAIDLGKARVGADEERRAREEAELNLEKRRDQVRRALPVDALELLNPLLPALVPKSQNEK